Proteins co-encoded in one Campylobacter ornithocola genomic window:
- a CDS encoding ABC transporter ATP-binding protein: protein MILELKEIHKNFGGVSAIINTSFAIKESEIFGLIGPNGAGKTTLFNIITGNYKPSSGEVFFLEKKIDHLKPHKIVHLGIARTFQNIRLFSSMSVLENVLIGFDKSIKYSVFEAFLHLGRFSKAEKNAKKAAYEILEQLNIAHLANEKATSLSYGQQRKVEIARALATNPKLLLLDEPAAGMNSTESDDLARLIFDIRDNKKISVLLIEHDMKFVNKLCDRVMVLDYGKTIFEGKPNDAVQNPEVISAYLGDFNASS from the coding sequence ATTATAAATACTTCTTTTGCTATTAAAGAAAGTGAAATTTTTGGGCTTATAGGTCCAAATGGAGCAGGTAAAACAACTTTATTTAATATTATCACAGGAAACTATAAGCCAAGTAGCGGAGAAGTTTTTTTTCTAGAAAAAAAAATAGATCATCTAAAACCTCATAAAATAGTCCATCTAGGTATTGCAAGAACCTTTCAAAACATAAGACTTTTCTCAAGTATGAGTGTTTTAGAAAATGTTTTGATCGGTTTTGATAAAAGCATTAAGTATAGTGTTTTTGAAGCCTTTTTACATCTTGGAAGATTTTCCAAAGCAGAAAAAAATGCAAAAAAAGCAGCTTATGAAATTTTAGAACAACTTAATATTGCTCATTTAGCCAATGAAAAGGCTACCAGCTTAAGCTATGGACAACAAAGAAAAGTTGAAATAGCAAGAGCTTTAGCAACAAATCCTAAACTTTTATTGTTAGATGAACCTGCAGCAGGTATGAATTCTACAGAAAGTGATGATCTAGCTAGGTTAATTTTTGATATAAGAGACAATAAAAAAATCAGCGTTTTACTTATCGAGCATGATATGAAATTTGTAAATAAACTTTGCGATAGAGTTATGGTGCTTGATTATGGTAAAACAATTTTTGAAGGAAAACCTAATGATGCGGTACAAAATCCTGAAGTAATTAGTGCGTATTTGGGAGATTTTAATGCTAGTAGTTAA
- a CDS encoding ABC transporter ATP-binding protein, producing MLVVKDLHVYYGLIEAVKGIDFTIKTGSIVSLIGSNGAGKTSTLNAMLNCVKKTGEVTFLGYDTQRHLPHTLVQKGIALVPEGRRVFINLTIEENLKIGAFNNAENYEHLKNQMYKLFPRLKDKKNALAGTLSGGEAQMLAISRALMSEPKLLMLDEPSLGLAPKIVGEVFDIIVKLKEEGITILLVEQNAFSALKISDYAYVLENGKIAMHAPAKDLIGNDEIRKKYLGA from the coding sequence ATGCTAGTAGTTAAAGATTTGCATGTTTACTATGGCTTAATAGAAGCTGTCAAGGGTATAGATTTTACTATAAAAACAGGAAGTATAGTTAGCTTAATAGGCTCAAATGGTGCTGGTAAAACTTCAACGCTTAATGCAATGCTAAATTGCGTTAAAAAAACTGGAGAGGTAACCTTTTTGGGCTATGATACTCAAAGACACTTACCTCATACCTTAGTGCAAAAAGGCATTGCTTTAGTACCTGAAGGAAGAAGAGTTTTTATAAATCTTACTATAGAAGAAAATTTAAAAATTGGTGCTTTTAATAACGCAGAAAACTATGAACATTTAAAAAATCAAATGTATAAACTTTTCCCAAGATTAAAAGACAAAAAAAATGCGTTAGCAGGAACATTAAGTGGCGGGGAAGCTCAAATGCTAGCTATCTCAAGAGCACTAATGAGCGAACCCAAGCTTTTGATGTTAGATGAACCTTCTTTGGGGCTTGCTCCTAAAATAGTAGGAGAAGTTTTTGATATTATAGTAAAACTAAAAGAAGAAGGAATTACTATTTTGCTTGTTGAGCAAAATGCGTTTTCAGCTTTAAAAATAAGTGATTATGCTTATGTTTTGGAAAATGGCAAAATTGCTATGCATGCACCTGCAAAAGATCTTATCGGAAACGATGAGATTAGAAAAAAATATCTTGGAGCTTAA